One Candidatus Rokuibacteriota bacterium genomic region harbors:
- a CDS encoding NADH-quinone oxidoreductase subunit H, producing the protein MSGTALDLLLIALPVAFTMFVVLNFGGILGWVERKQSAIMQDRIGANRASIFGIRILGLLHPLADVLKLLTKEDFMPGRADRLMFTLAPFVSVFFGLAAFASIPFGDTLRIAGREIQLQAVTLNVGVLYVLAMLSLGVYGLMMAGWSSANNYALLGAQRAAALMISAEVAIGASIMGVVMVYGSLNMQDIARAQGLPLLPQYFGRWVPAWGILTQPLAFFLFLTAGIAATKRIPFDTPEGESEIIGYFVEYSGMKFGMFMMTDFLETVVIAGMTTALFLGGWQVPYLASSGFAFPWGLEVPLPHLLVTALQVGAFLTKVSVLIWFLMLIRWTLPRFRYDQAMRLGWLGLFPLSILNIVLTGLVLLLLGKA; encoded by the coding sequence ATGAGCGGCACGGCTCTCGATCTCCTGCTGATCGCCCTGCCCGTCGCCTTCACCATGTTCGTGGTGCTCAACTTCGGCGGGATCCTGGGCTGGGTCGAGCGCAAGCAGTCGGCCATCATGCAGGACCGGATCGGCGCCAACCGTGCGAGCATCTTCGGTATCCGCATCCTGGGCCTGCTCCACCCGCTGGCCGACGTCCTCAAGTTGCTGACGAAGGAAGATTTCATGCCGGGACGCGCCGACCGGCTGATGTTCACGCTGGCGCCGTTCGTGTCGGTCTTTTTCGGGTTGGCCGCCTTCGCCTCGATCCCGTTCGGCGACACGCTCCGGATCGCCGGGCGCGAGATCCAGCTCCAGGCGGTGACGCTGAACGTCGGCGTCCTCTACGTGCTGGCGATGCTCTCCCTCGGCGTCTACGGGCTCATGATGGCGGGCTGGTCCTCGGCCAACAACTACGCGCTCCTGGGCGCCCAGCGCGCCGCTGCGCTCATGATCTCGGCGGAGGTCGCCATCGGCGCCTCGATCATGGGTGTCGTGATGGTCTACGGCTCGCTCAACATGCAGGACATCGCCCGCGCCCAGGGGCTGCCGCTCCTGCCGCAGTACTTCGGCAGGTGGGTCCCCGCCTGGGGCATCCTGACGCAGCCGCTGGCCTTTTTCCTCTTCCTCACGGCCGGCATCGCGGCGACCAAGCGCATCCCGTTCGACACGCCCGAGGGCGAGTCGGAGATCATCGGCTACTTCGTGGAGTACAGCGGCATGAAGTTCGGCATGTTTATGATGACGGACTTCCTCGAGACCGTGGTGATCGCGGGCATGACGACCGCGCTCTTCCTGGGCGGTTGGCAGGTGCCGTACCTGGCGTCCTCCGGCTTCGCCTTCCCGTGGGGACTCGAGGTGCCGCTCCCGCACCTCCTGGTGACGGCGCTCCAGGTCGGTGCGTTCCTGACGAAGGTGTCCGTCCTGATCTGGTTCCTGATGCTGATCCGCTGGACGCTGCCCCGCTTCCGCTACGACCAGGCGATGCGGCTGGGCTGGCTGGGTCTCTTCCCGCTGTCCATCCTCAATATCGTGCTGACGGGGCTCGTGCTCCTGCTCCTGGGAAAGGCCTGA
- a CDS encoding 2Fe-2S iron-sulfur cluster-binding protein, translated as MPKLTINGKEVEVPEGTNLIEAAKAAGAEVPHYCYHPALSIAGQCRLCMVDIDKVPRPQIACNIQAAEGMVVHTETERVKETRRSMMEFHLINHPLDCPVCDQAGECFLQIYYMKHGLYDSRMTDEKVHKPKAVPLGPHVILDAERCILCSRCVRYCDEVTHTGELGIFHRGDQSEIGLFPGKTLENKYSGNVIDICPVGALTDRDFRFQVRVWYLDTAKSVCNGCARGCNIEVHTNKHRTHHNEGRRVARLKPRFNADVNKWWICDAGRYGFKWIDDKSRLAQPLHRAGAQATEVSWDRALPELVTTLQRTRPEEIGFLASPQMSNEDLWVLRRLAEQLGVRNIDFRVPPRAPGDEDNFLIRADKNPNSRGAELLGIGPGQGGLDAAGMLRAAREKQLKLLWVFHHDLWAAAWPEAEVLEALEGAETVVFQGTSSAGEVSARAHLVLPSAAYVECEGTFTNFEGRVQRFRTALTPPGEAWPDWMILSFVGKALGFQDPVFVAERSEQVFNALASTVPAFAGMTYRGIGDAGATVKA; from the coding sequence ATGCCTAAGCTCACGATCAACGGGAAAGAGGTCGAGGTCCCGGAGGGGACCAACCTCATCGAGGCCGCGAAGGCCGCCGGCGCCGAGGTGCCGCACTACTGCTACCACCCGGCGCTCTCGATCGCCGGCCAGTGCCGGCTCTGCATGGTGGACATCGACAAGGTGCCGCGCCCGCAGATCGCGTGCAACATCCAGGCGGCCGAGGGCATGGTGGTCCACACCGAGACCGAGCGGGTCAAGGAGACCCGGCGCTCGATGATGGAGTTCCACCTGATCAACCATCCGCTGGACTGCCCCGTGTGCGACCAGGCGGGCGAGTGCTTCCTCCAGATCTACTACATGAAGCACGGCCTGTACGACTCGCGGATGACGGACGAGAAGGTCCACAAGCCGAAGGCCGTGCCGCTCGGCCCCCACGTCATCCTCGACGCCGAGCGCTGCATCCTCTGCTCGCGCTGCGTCCGCTACTGCGACGAGGTGACGCACACCGGCGAGCTCGGCATCTTCCACCGGGGCGACCAGTCCGAGATCGGCCTCTTCCCGGGCAAGACGCTCGAGAACAAGTACTCGGGCAACGTCATCGACATCTGCCCGGTGGGCGCGCTGACGGACCGCGACTTCCGCTTCCAGGTGCGTGTTTGGTACCTCGACACGGCCAAGAGCGTCTGCAACGGCTGCGCCCGCGGCTGCAACATCGAGGTCCACACCAACAAGCACCGGACCCACCACAACGAGGGCCGGCGCGTGGCGCGGCTCAAGCCCCGCTTCAACGCGGACGTCAACAAGTGGTGGATCTGCGACGCCGGCCGCTACGGCTTCAAGTGGATCGACGACAAGAGCCGGCTCGCCCAGCCGCTCCATCGCGCCGGCGCGCAGGCGACGGAAGTATCGTGGGACCGCGCCCTGCCCGAGCTCGTCACGACGTTGCAGCGCACGCGGCCCGAGGAGATCGGCTTCCTCGCCTCGCCCCAGATGTCGAATGAAGACCTCTGGGTCCTGCGGCGGCTCGCCGAGCAGCTGGGAGTGCGGAACATCGACTTTCGGGTGCCGCCGCGCGCGCCGGGCGACGAGGACAACTTCCTGATCCGCGCCGACAAAAATCCCAACAGCCGCGGCGCGGAGTTGCTCGGCATCGGCCCTGGGCAGGGGGGGCTGGACGCGGCCGGGATGCTGCGCGCCGCGCGCGAGAAGCAGCTCAAGCTCCTCTGGGTCTTCCACCACGACCTCTGGGCCGCGGCCTGGCCGGAGGCCGAGGTGCTGGAAGCCCTCGAGGGTGCCGAGACCGTGGTCTTCCAGGGCACCTCCAGCGCGGGCGAGGTTTCAGCGCGGGCGCACCTCGTGCTGCCGAGCGCCGCCTACGTCGAGTGCGAGGGCACCTTCACGAATTTCGAGGGGCGCGTCCAGCGCTTCCGCACCGCGCTCACGCCCCCGGGAGAGGCATGGCCCGACTGGATGATCCTGTCCTTCGTCGGGAAGGCCCTGGGCTTCCAGGACCCTGTCTTCGTCGCCGAGCGCTCCGAGCAGGTCTTCAACGCGCTCGCATCGACCGTGCCGGCCTTCGCGGGCATGACCTATCGCGGCATCGGCGACGCGGGCGCGACGGTGAAGGCATGA